The Streptomyces cynarae genome contains a region encoding:
- a CDS encoding phosphoribosyltransferase: MTKAARDLVLENFAWIHGHADVWAIFRDATALNAVVKALVEPFKDGGITAVCGVESRGFLLGAAAAVELGVGFIPVRKGEGLFPGEKVERRAAPDYRQQRNCLRLQRHALTPDDKVLLVDDWIETGNQAAAVRAMVSECGSGWAGCSVIIDQLSEEGRQAVGPVQALLAFSDLPLYQVEEEAGREVRPAVSRGLNCWLGPWRCPVGPGGLTGETPGHERDRRNGDIASGVQR; encoded by the coding sequence GTGACCAAAGCCGCCCGTGACCTCGTTCTGGAGAACTTCGCATGGATTCACGGCCATGCCGATGTGTGGGCGATCTTCCGAGACGCCACGGCCCTGAACGCAGTCGTCAAGGCGCTCGTCGAGCCGTTCAAGGATGGCGGCATCACCGCAGTCTGCGGTGTCGAGTCGCGAGGATTCCTCCTGGGCGCCGCCGCCGCGGTGGAGTTGGGCGTCGGCTTCATCCCGGTCCGCAAGGGCGAGGGGCTGTTTCCCGGCGAGAAGGTCGAGCGTCGGGCCGCGCCGGACTATCGGCAACAACGGAATTGTCTTCGCCTTCAGCGGCATGCGTTGACGCCGGACGACAAGGTGTTGTTAGTCGACGACTGGATCGAGACCGGGAACCAGGCAGCCGCGGTCAGGGCCATGGTTTCGGAGTGCGGCAGTGGCTGGGCCGGCTGCAGCGTCATCATCGATCAACTCAGTGAAGAGGGGAGACAGGCCGTCGGGCCGGTTCAGGCGTTGCTGGCCTTCAGCGACCTTCCGCTCTATCAGGTCGAGGAGGAGGCCGGCCGAGAGGTAAGGCCGGCTGTCTCACGCGGCTTGAACTGCTGGCTGGGGCCGTGGCGATGCCCCGTTGGGCCCGGCGGGCTGACGGGTGAGACGCCGGGACATGAGCGTGATCGCCGCAATGGTGACATCGCCTCGGGTGTGCAGCGGTAG
- a CDS encoding serine hydrolase domain-containing protein, producing MAAPDSAAIPASAPTTTTAPLPALDPVTLKAAIGGLPNADLTGALLRITGSSGHWSGTSGLGNLETGQGVPRNAYIRIGSISKVFTATIVLQLAAEHRIGLGEPVQRYLPGVLPADLPPITVGQLLNHTSGLPRSAAVPEFGDGSPEWFAANRMKSFTPQQVIGSMAGQPMQYAPGTAQQYNGMNYFVAGLLVEKITGHTFADEVRSRITRPLGLHDTYVPGADDPHLPSPHSHGYLTVKSSDGTTHPVDVTEQSPWPWAEGGMISTPADLDRFMTALFRGRLLPPAQQTKLFTVPDVPSFHSSQCRTEADAGRACMTMGLMRVKASNGVVVWGKTGSRPGYTSGVFATRDLSRKIVYSVNPTNLNGTEMRYIQQIAAASFGTLVPARS from the coding sequence ATGGCCGCTCCTGACTCAGCCGCCATCCCGGCCTCCGCGCCGACCACCACCACCGCGCCGCTGCCCGCTCTCGACCCGGTCACGCTGAAGGCGGCCATCGGCGGCCTGCCGAACGCGGACCTCACCGGCGCGCTGCTACGGATCACCGGCAGCTCAGGCCACTGGTCGGGCACCTCGGGCTTGGGCAATCTGGAGACCGGTCAGGGCGTCCCACGCAACGCGTACATCCGCATCGGCAGCATCTCCAAGGTCTTCACCGCCACCATCGTCCTCCAACTCGCCGCCGAACACAGGATCGGCCTGGGTGAGCCCGTCCAGCGGTACCTGCCAGGTGTCCTGCCCGCTGACCTGCCACCCATAACGGTCGGCCAACTGCTCAACCACACCAGCGGCCTACCGCGCAGTGCCGCCGTGCCGGAATTCGGGGACGGCAGCCCCGAATGGTTCGCGGCCAACCGCATGAAGAGCTTCACCCCGCAGCAGGTGATCGGCTCGATGGCGGGGCAGCCGATGCAGTACGCGCCGGGAACTGCGCAGCAGTACAACGGGATGAACTACTTCGTCGCCGGCCTGCTGGTCGAGAAGATCACGGGGCACACTTTCGCCGACGAGGTCCGGTCCAGGATCACCCGGCCTCTCGGCCTGCACGACACGTACGTCCCCGGCGCCGACGACCCGCACCTGCCGAGCCCGCACTCCCACGGCTACCTGACGGTGAAGTCCTCGGACGGCACCACGCATCCGGTGGACGTGACCGAGCAGAGTCCCTGGCCCTGGGCCGAGGGCGGCATGATTTCCACCCCCGCCGACCTCGACCGTTTCATGACGGCGCTCTTCCGTGGCCGTCTCCTGCCGCCGGCTCAGCAGACCAAGCTCTTCACCGTTCCTGACGTGCCCAGTTTCCACAGCAGCCAGTGCCGCACCGAGGCCGACGCGGGCCGGGCCTGCATGACCATGGGCCTGATGCGGGTCAAGGCCTCCAACGGCGTCGTCGTCTGGGGCAAGACGGGCTCTCGCCCCGGCTACACCAGTGGCGTGTTCGCCACGCGGGACCTCTCCCGCAAGATCGTCTACTCCGTCAACCCGACCAACCTGAACGGCACCGAGATGCGCTACATCCAGCAGATCGCCGCCGCCTCCTTCGGCACCTTGGTCCCGGCCCGGAGCTGA
- a CDS encoding SDR family NAD(P)-dependent oxidoreductase: MSVSSVALVTGATTGIGKETSLALARAGHAVVVSGRRKEAGEAVAREIRDNGGQAAFIAADVDSEQSVIALIAATVERFGRLDVAVNNAGVSLDTGRLADEPTSRFQQMLTTNVLGVFWAMKYQIRQMLAQDNPGGAIINLASIAGLGGMRYAANYSATKHAVVGLTKSAALEYATDNIRINGVAPAAIKTDILSTAIQAGTWDETTIAALQPVNRMGLPTEVAEAITWLASSQASFVTGTILNVDGGYKAQ; the protein is encoded by the coding sequence ATGAGCGTTTCCAGCGTCGCCCTGGTCACCGGAGCCACCACCGGCATCGGCAAGGAGACCAGCCTGGCCCTGGCCCGCGCCGGTCACGCCGTCGTCGTCTCCGGCCGCCGCAAGGAGGCGGGAGAAGCCGTCGCCCGCGAGATCCGCGACAACGGCGGCCAGGCCGCCTTCATCGCCGCCGACGTCGACTCCGAGCAGTCCGTCATCGCGCTGATCGCGGCCACCGTCGAACGCTTCGGCCGGCTCGACGTCGCCGTCAACAACGCCGGCGTCTCCCTCGACACCGGCCGCCTGGCCGACGAGCCCACCAGCCGCTTCCAGCAGATGCTCACCACGAACGTGCTCGGCGTCTTCTGGGCCATGAAGTACCAGATCCGGCAGATGCTCGCCCAGGACAACCCCGGCGGCGCCATCATCAACCTGGCCTCGATCGCCGGCCTCGGCGGCATGCGCTACGCGGCCAACTACTCCGCCACCAAGCACGCCGTCGTCGGCCTGACCAAGTCCGCCGCGCTGGAATACGCCACCGACAACATCCGCATCAACGGCGTCGCCCCCGCCGCGATCAAGACCGACATCCTCAGCACCGCGATCCAGGCCGGCACCTGGGACGAGACCACCATCGCCGCCCTCCAGCCGGTCAACCGGATGGGCCTCCCCACCGAGGTCGCCGAAGCCATTACCTGGCTCGCCTCCTCCCAGGCATCCTTCGTCACCGGAACCATCCTCAACGTCGACGGCGGCTACAAAGCCCAGTAA
- a CDS encoding TetR/AcrR family transcriptional regulator, which yields MATFQRARSEEQREIRQRAILDTAAAMLDEMAVSAVSLNELSRRVGLAKSNVLRYFESREAVLLELLDHHWRQWTAQLPAQLDAAIVPDAPVTERGQAFAAVLTRSLTQHRVLCDLLSAQAGVLEHNVSADVAARYKRSALGNVAVLAALARRHLPELGDHADQLCAQAIMVTGAVWTHARPSAAMLAAYEADPSLAALRMDFTDTLEEMLATLIAGTLARTEG from the coding sequence ATGGCGACTTTCCAGCGGGCGCGCAGTGAGGAGCAGCGCGAGATCCGGCAGCGGGCGATCCTCGACACCGCGGCGGCGATGCTCGACGAGATGGCGGTCAGCGCGGTCAGCCTGAACGAGCTGAGCCGACGCGTGGGCCTGGCCAAGTCCAACGTGCTGCGGTACTTCGAGTCACGCGAGGCGGTCCTGCTGGAACTCCTGGACCACCACTGGCGGCAGTGGACGGCCCAGCTCCCCGCGCAGTTGGATGCCGCGATCGTCCCAGACGCTCCCGTGACCGAGCGCGGTCAGGCGTTCGCCGCCGTCCTGACCCGTTCCCTCACGCAGCACCGGGTGCTGTGCGACCTGCTCAGCGCCCAGGCCGGCGTCCTGGAACACAACGTCTCCGCCGACGTCGCCGCCCGCTACAAGCGCTCCGCCCTCGGCAACGTCGCCGTCCTGGCCGCCCTGGCCCGCCGCCACCTGCCCGAACTGGGCGACCACGCCGACCAGTTGTGCGCCCAGGCGATCATGGTGACCGGCGCGGTGTGGACCCACGCCCGGCCCTCCGCGGCCATGCTCGCCGCGTACGAAGCGGACCCATCGCTCGCGGCCCTGCGCATGGACTTCACGGACACGCTGGAAGAGATGCTGGCCACCCTGATCGCGGGCACCCTGGCCCGGACCGAGGGCTGA
- a CDS encoding cold-shock protein: MSPSRGLPARTKYYGTTSGTVKWFNAEKGFGFIALVVTDRRRKRKKKVLPAAQLPAAEPERRIPPSTTATADEQPGGAN, from the coding sequence ATCTCACCCAGCCGGGGTCTCCCAGCGAGAACGAAGTACTACGGCACGACCAGCGGCACTGTGAAGTGGTTCAACGCCGAGAAGGGCTTTGGTTTCATCGCCCTGGTCGTCACCGACCGCCGCAGGAAGCGCAAGAAGAAGGTGCTGCCGGCCGCCCAGCTCCCGGCGGCCGAGCCCGAGCGCCGAATCCCGCCGTCCACCACGGCCACGGCCGACGAGCAGCCCGGCGGGGCGAACTGA
- a CDS encoding maleylpyruvate isomerase family mycothiol-dependent enzyme, which yields MTESLEYSALLQLIDERSAAFRSAVAAAPSLDAPVPSCPEWTLFDLVQHLGTGQRWWAAIVAAGPAEAPPAKDAAEAPRELEALLAWYAESNELLLSALREAGPERECWVWWGAGVSPASAWGVARRRVHEVLVHTYDAQLAAGAVQPMPADVAIDGVAEFLDTCNSTPAAWPHEAATIHYHATEGRSWLLALDGTGAWPAPLTDDAAPASASATGTAEQLLLFVWGRLTLSDLKIEGDQQVFEQLIAWEPEE from the coding sequence GTGACAGAGAGTCTTGAGTATTCCGCTCTGCTGCAACTGATCGACGAGCGGTCGGCCGCGTTCCGGAGCGCGGTTGCCGCCGCGCCCAGCCTTGACGCGCCGGTGCCGTCCTGCCCCGAGTGGACGTTGTTCGATCTGGTGCAGCACCTGGGTACGGGCCAGCGCTGGTGGGCCGCGATCGTTGCCGCGGGCCCGGCCGAGGCTCCGCCGGCCAAGGATGCCGCGGAGGCGCCGCGCGAGCTCGAGGCGCTGCTGGCCTGGTACGCCGAGTCGAACGAGCTGCTGCTGAGTGCGCTGCGCGAGGCTGGCCCGGAGCGCGAGTGCTGGGTGTGGTGGGGCGCCGGCGTGTCGCCGGCGAGTGCCTGGGGCGTTGCCCGGCGCCGGGTGCACGAGGTGCTGGTGCACACCTACGACGCCCAGCTCGCCGCAGGCGCCGTGCAGCCGATGCCGGCGGACGTCGCGATCGACGGCGTGGCCGAGTTTCTCGACACCTGCAACTCCACCCCGGCGGCCTGGCCGCACGAGGCCGCCACCATCCACTACCACGCCACCGAGGGCCGCTCCTGGCTCCTCGCGCTGGACGGCACCGGCGCCTGGCCCGCACCCCTCACGGACGACGCCGCGCCCGCCTCCGCTTCGGCCACGGGCACGGCCGAGCAGCTGCTCCTCTTCGTCTGGGGCCGCCTCACGCTGAGCGACCTGAAGATCGAGGGCGACCAGCAGGTGTTCGAGCAGCTGATCGCCTGGGAGCCCGAGGAGTAG
- a CDS encoding VOC family protein, with amino-acid sequence MTASVVSIVYVNDAPAAARFYGDLLGMSPSFETPGYITFDLGPGADLGLWSGQFEDLSPDVPRTSEVCLAIDGGPAELNATFEQWKSNGVTILREPHDAGFGLTFLAADPDGNRIRVAPQD; translated from the coding sequence ATGACCGCATCCGTCGTGTCCATCGTCTACGTGAACGACGCTCCCGCCGCAGCTCGCTTCTACGGCGACCTCCTCGGCATGAGCCCCTCGTTCGAGACTCCGGGATACATCACCTTCGACCTCGGGCCAGGCGCTGACCTCGGTCTGTGGTCTGGCCAGTTCGAGGATCTGTCACCGGACGTCCCGCGCACCAGTGAGGTTTGCCTGGCCATCGACGGTGGACCCGCCGAGCTCAACGCGACCTTTGAGCAGTGGAAGTCCAACGGGGTCACGATCCTGCGCGAGCCTCATGATGCGGGGTTCGGGCTGACCTTCCTCGCAGCCGATCCTGACGGGAACCGTATCCGCGTCGCACCGCAGGACTGA
- a CDS encoding helix-turn-helix transcriptional regulator — MTPDRFFTLMLLLKSRDAVTTQELASALGVSLRTITRDLNWLRDAGLPVTAHRGRVGGVTMLPGSGLDLTRLTPGERDHLSLTGLDEKQRAELNASVESRRALSKIAATQPRRVHELLPLTDVVHVDSRPWRQARASGTTPASLIGAVRRGRRLRIEYDSPRESCPRDLVVDPYGLFAKAGIWYLVADRARVPRMYRLERITTWKEGDQPRRIRENQTLATVAAALIDQWEHNHAIEVSATIDQTQIERAQRIFGQRLLRDDHEESATGHKVTIRFLHLEDVRALLPFGSAITVHGPTEARAHLRDLAADLAHHYAPSPTS; from the coding sequence GTGACCCCAGACCGCTTCTTCACCCTGATGCTGCTCCTCAAATCGAGGGATGCCGTGACCACACAGGAACTCGCCTCAGCGCTCGGGGTGTCCCTTCGAACCATCACCCGAGATCTGAACTGGCTCCGCGACGCCGGTCTGCCGGTGACCGCACACCGGGGCCGCGTCGGAGGCGTGACCATGCTGCCCGGATCCGGACTCGACCTCACGCGACTCACACCGGGCGAGCGTGATCATCTGTCGCTCACTGGGCTGGATGAGAAGCAACGTGCGGAGCTCAACGCATCGGTCGAAAGCCGGCGCGCGCTCTCCAAGATCGCCGCTACGCAGCCACGTCGAGTTCATGAGCTCCTGCCGCTCACGGACGTAGTGCACGTGGACAGCCGTCCCTGGCGTCAGGCACGAGCTTCCGGCACGACTCCGGCTTCGCTGATCGGCGCCGTGCGGCGAGGTCGCCGGCTACGGATCGAGTACGACAGCCCACGCGAGTCGTGCCCACGTGACCTGGTTGTGGATCCCTACGGGCTGTTCGCCAAGGCCGGCATCTGGTACCTCGTCGCCGACCGTGCCCGAGTGCCACGGATGTACCGACTCGAACGCATAACGACGTGGAAGGAAGGCGACCAGCCACGACGGATCCGCGAGAACCAGACTCTGGCCACCGTCGCTGCAGCGCTCATTGATCAGTGGGAACACAACCACGCGATAGAGGTCAGCGCCACCATCGACCAGACCCAGATCGAGCGAGCGCAACGGATCTTTGGCCAACGACTCCTCCGGGACGACCATGAAGAATCCGCCACCGGCCACAAGGTAACGATCCGCTTCCTGCATCTGGAGGACGTGCGAGCACTACTGCCGTTCGGGAGCGCCATCACTGTGCACGGCCCCACCGAAGCCAGGGCTCACCTCCGCGACCTCGCCGCCGATCTTGCCCACCACTATGCGCCGTCACCAACGTCCTGA
- a CDS encoding VOC family protein: MLRLTDFIIDCPDTMKLAAFYSEVMGLPVKEGSNENWAGIQFGEVELAFIQVEDYRAPQWPDSEHPKQFHLDFEVDDIEAEQRRVLALGATLQRDCTGPDGYGFRVYADPIGHPFCLCRNKGVIWTDQGLIWPNRD; encoded by the coding sequence ATGCTACGACTAACCGACTTCATCATCGATTGCCCGGACACGATGAAGCTGGCAGCCTTCTACTCCGAGGTGATGGGGCTCCCGGTCAAGGAGGGCAGTAACGAGAACTGGGCCGGTATCCAGTTCGGCGAGGTCGAACTGGCCTTCATCCAGGTTGAGGACTACCGCGCCCCGCAGTGGCCCGACAGCGAGCACCCCAAGCAGTTCCACCTCGACTTCGAAGTCGACGACATCGAGGCCGAACAGCGCCGCGTCCTGGCCCTCGGCGCGACCCTGCAGCGGGACTGCACCGGCCCCGACGGCTACGGCTTCCGCGTCTACGCCGACCCCATCGGCCACCCCTTCTGCCTCTGCCGCAACAAGGGTGTCATCTGGACCGATCAGGGCCTCATCTGGCCCAATCGCGACTAG
- a CDS encoding NADP-dependent oxidoreductase: MRAITQKTFGGPEVLELVDDAPKPAPGPTQVLVRVRATSVNPVELFVRSGVFPLLGEPPFVLGWDVSGVVEQVDPGVHRFKVGDEVYGMPYFPAAAGANAEYLVAPARQLARKPAGISHEEAAALPLVGLTAWHALVEIAQLRPGQRVLIHGAGGGLGHVAVQLAKHLGAEVIGTASAAKHDFLRELGADQLVDYRTQDYTEVLQNAPVDVVLETLGGGNAERSFGVLRQGGVLVTAVERLSTTLPELAEQSGVRFAAVGVEPDPRGLEAVTQLVEAGRLRVHLQQVFPLERLPKAHEVLAAGGVQGKLAITV, from the coding sequence ATGCGTGCGATCACCCAGAAGACCTTCGGCGGCCCCGAGGTGCTGGAGCTCGTCGACGACGCGCCCAAGCCGGCTCCTGGACCGACGCAGGTGCTGGTCCGAGTCAGGGCGACCAGCGTCAACCCCGTGGAACTGTTCGTCCGATCCGGCGTCTTCCCGTTGCTGGGCGAGCCGCCTTTCGTCCTGGGCTGGGACGTCTCCGGGGTTGTAGAGCAGGTCGATCCAGGTGTGCACCGGTTCAAGGTCGGCGACGAGGTATACGGGATGCCGTACTTCCCGGCCGCGGCCGGGGCGAACGCTGAGTACCTGGTCGCCCCCGCACGGCAGTTGGCTCGCAAGCCCGCAGGGATCAGCCACGAGGAGGCCGCGGCGCTGCCGCTGGTCGGCCTGACCGCCTGGCATGCACTGGTGGAAATCGCGCAGCTGCGGCCGGGGCAACGGGTGCTGATCCACGGTGCGGGCGGCGGGCTCGGGCACGTCGCGGTGCAGCTGGCCAAGCACCTCGGCGCAGAGGTGATCGGCACGGCGAGCGCGGCCAAGCACGACTTCCTGCGCGAGCTGGGTGCGGACCAGCTGGTCGACTACCGGACCCAGGACTACACAGAGGTGCTTCAGAACGCGCCAGTTGACGTTGTGTTGGAGACCCTAGGCGGTGGGAACGCCGAGCGTTCCTTCGGCGTGCTGCGGCAGGGCGGCGTGCTGGTGACGGCGGTGGAGCGGCTCAGCACCACCCTGCCGGAGCTGGCGGAGCAGTCCGGCGTGCGCTTCGCGGCGGTAGGCGTGGAGCCGGACCCGCGCGGCCTGGAGGCAGTGACCCAGCTTGTCGAGGCGGGGAGGCTTCGGGTGCACCTGCAGCAGGTGTTCCCGCTGGAGAGGTTGCCCAAGGCGCACGAGGTGCTGGCTGCCGGCGGTGTGCAGGGCAAGCTTGCGATCACGGTCTGA
- a CDS encoding winged helix-turn-helix transcriptional regulator: protein MGTTDNLRFYGGADAYLAACPSRQILDVLANKWTMLVMGALSGGPMRFGELRRRLDGITQKMLTQTLRTLERDGLVIRTVYPTIPPKVEYTATGLGESVTALMHAIRAWSEENINAVLDARDAYDARAAQEVQPVTA from the coding sequence ATGGGTACTACTGACAACCTGCGCTTCTACGGCGGCGCGGATGCCTATCTGGCTGCTTGCCCCTCCCGCCAGATCCTGGACGTACTCGCCAACAAGTGGACCATGCTGGTCATGGGCGCACTGTCCGGCGGCCCGATGCGCTTTGGCGAGCTGCGGCGCCGCCTGGACGGCATCACTCAGAAGATGCTCACTCAGACCCTACGTACCCTGGAGCGCGACGGCCTCGTCATCCGCACGGTCTACCCCACCATTCCGCCAAAGGTCGAATACACAGCCACCGGGCTGGGCGAGAGCGTCACCGCGCTGATGCATGCGATCCGCGCCTGGTCCGAGGAGAACATCAACGCCGTGCTGGACGCCCGCGACGCCTACGACGCGCGGGCCGCCCAGGAGGTACAGCCCGTCACGGCCTGA